In uncultured Draconibacterium sp., one genomic interval encodes:
- a CDS encoding nuclear transport factor 2 family protein: MNNNEKRYPLPPFTMETALEKVQKAEDAWNSKDPVKVAQAYTIDSEWRNRTQFINGREEIIQFLTGKWEKEKNYKLKKELWGFRENRIAVKFEYEFQDANDQWYRAYGNELWEFDENGLMQKRFASINDLMIEEKDRTLT; encoded by the coding sequence ATGAATAACAACGAAAAAAGATACCCGCTTCCGCCATTTACTATGGAAACTGCCCTCGAAAAGGTGCAAAAAGCGGAAGATGCGTGGAATAGTAAAGATCCGGTTAAAGTTGCACAAGCTTATACCATCGATTCGGAATGGAGAAACCGGACTCAGTTTATAAATGGCCGGGAAGAAATTATACAGTTTTTGACCGGGAAATGGGAAAAAGAAAAAAATTATAAACTAAAGAAAGAACTTTGGGGTTTTAGAGAGAACAGAATTGCAGTAAAATTTGAATATGAATTTCAGGATGCAAACGACCAGTGGTACCGTGCCTATGGAAATGAGCTCTGGGAATTCGACGAAAATGGATTGATGCAAAAACGTTTCGCAAGTATTAACGATTTAATGATTGAAGAAAAAGACAGAACGTTAACCTAA
- a CDS encoding DUF6624 domain-containing protein translates to MKKLITLLVVLISVQITFAQDHLSKGDSLKSEGLLMPALTEYAAAMTQNPTSENSYRLAATTALLWTSQMRDTSFYFLNYALQNDSTLDVLYDPDFLSLIEDPRWKHIEDLQFGKYEAKNGAIKNKPFARALFRMIIKDQGFMYAGNIERRKYMQNGGYFSTPAIFPVLAMEEKNLKENESRLFELLDEYGWPTASLVTEFAAAGAALIVNHSSYEVRKKYFPMLEEAFKNGEAQPLRYAKMRDRLLVEEGKEQLYGTQLKFEENTRVPQPIEDPQHVDKRRTEIGLRPLNVYLKERFDIDWHLTQEN, encoded by the coding sequence ATGAAAAAATTAATCACACTTTTGGTAGTGTTAATTTCCGTACAAATTACATTTGCACAGGATCACCTAAGTAAAGGAGACAGTTTGAAGAGTGAAGGGCTTTTAATGCCTGCTCTAACTGAATATGCCGCAGCAATGACACAAAATCCAACAAGCGAAAATTCGTATCGCCTGGCTGCTACAACAGCCTTGTTATGGACTTCTCAAATGAGAGATACCTCTTTTTATTTCCTGAATTATGCGCTACAAAACGATTCAACTCTCGATGTTTTATATGATCCTGATTTCTTAAGTCTTATTGAAGACCCACGATGGAAGCATATTGAAGATTTGCAGTTTGGAAAATATGAAGCGAAAAACGGAGCCATTAAAAATAAACCTTTTGCACGAGCGCTTTTCAGGATGATAATAAAAGACCAGGGATTTATGTATGCAGGAAATATTGAGCGAAGAAAATACATGCAAAATGGGGGATATTTTAGTACACCGGCCATATTTCCTGTACTTGCAATGGAAGAAAAAAATCTAAAGGAAAATGAAAGCCGATTGTTTGAACTTCTGGATGAATATGGCTGGCCAACCGCTTCCCTGGTAACCGAGTTTGCAGCAGCCGGAGCTGCTTTGATTGTCAACCATTCCTCTTACGAAGTCCGTAAAAAATATTTCCCAATGCTTGAAGAAGCCTTTAAAAATGGAGAGGCACAACCTTTGCGGTACGCTAAAATGCGCGACCGGTTACTGGTGGAAGAAGGGAAAGAGCAGTTGTACGGCACCCAATTAAAATTTGAGGAAAATACACGTGTGCCACAGCCTATTGAAGATCCTCAACATGTAGATAAGCGAAGAACAGAAATTGGACTTAGACCTTTAAATGTATACCTTAAGGAACGATTTGATATCGACTGGCATTTGACTCAGGAAAACTAA
- a CDS encoding helix-turn-helix domain-containing protein — protein sequence MIQNNDFTLIDPQTGNQAFKLFRFEKNNPFADVQRLNYYSMIWLESGGGSVTADFSEYDFGNNVLLSFSPYQPFLLNIDGESRGWVINFHPDFFCIHKHHKEVACHGVLFNNIYNPPFVHIDEKAAANFEMVIEQFKTEMQNPALAQYELLISYLKIFLITASRLKTEQQTDAKKVADKEEEPFILQNLKNAIELHYKTKHSASDYADLLAITPKALTRLTKTHFNKTLSNLIAERIIIEAKRELYLTNKTVKEIAYDLGYNDEYYFSRFFKKNADVSPQLYRETVGFDKASAV from the coding sequence ATGATACAGAACAATGATTTCACTCTTATTGATCCGCAAACCGGAAACCAGGCTTTTAAACTATTTCGTTTTGAAAAGAATAATCCTTTTGCAGATGTTCAGCGATTAAATTATTATTCGATGATTTGGTTAGAAAGTGGAGGTGGCAGTGTAACAGCTGATTTTTCGGAATATGATTTCGGGAACAACGTTTTGCTTTCGTTTTCTCCCTATCAACCATTTCTGCTTAATATTGATGGTGAAAGCAGGGGGTGGGTTATCAATTTTCATCCTGATTTTTTCTGTATTCATAAGCACCACAAAGAGGTCGCGTGCCACGGTGTTTTGTTTAATAATATTTACAATCCGCCGTTTGTGCACATCGATGAAAAAGCTGCTGCCAATTTCGAAATGGTAATTGAACAGTTTAAAACAGAAATGCAAAATCCTGCTCTGGCACAATATGAATTGTTGATTTCGTACCTGAAAATATTTTTGATAACTGCATCGCGACTTAAAACAGAACAGCAAACTGACGCGAAAAAAGTGGCGGATAAAGAAGAAGAGCCATTTATACTGCAAAATTTGAAAAACGCAATTGAGTTACACTATAAAACCAAACACAGTGCCAGCGATTATGCCGATTTGCTGGCTATTACACCCAAAGCTTTAACCCGGCTCACCAAAACGCATTTTAATAAAACACTAAGTAATTTAATTGCTGAGCGTATTATAATTGAAGCCAAACGTGAATTGTACCTCACCAATAAAACGGTTAAGGAAATTGCCTACGACTTAGGTTATAACGATGAATATTATTTTAGCCGTTTCTTCAAAAAAAATGCAGATGTGTCTCCTCAGCTTTATCGCGAAACGGTTGGTTTTGATAAGGCTTCTGCCGTGTAA
- a CDS encoding response regulator transcription factor, giving the protein MKILIVEDEHDLLSEIRSFLEKENYICETVDNFIDADEKLAIYHYDVALIDITLPGGSGLKLIENLKRKNIDTGIIIISARNSLDDKLTGLDLGADDYITKPFHLSELNARVKALLRRRKFAGARTVTFEEIELIPEQGTVKVNETELVLTKKEFELLLFFISNKNRLLTRESIAEHLWGDDIDLADNFDFIYTHINNLRKKIMKNGGNDYIKTVYGTGYKFTSV; this is encoded by the coding sequence ATGAAAATTCTGATTGTTGAAGACGAACATGATCTATTGTCTGAGATTCGAAGCTTTCTTGAAAAGGAGAATTACATTTGTGAAACAGTGGATAATTTTATCGATGCCGACGAAAAACTGGCCATCTATCATTACGATGTGGCATTAATCGATATTACGCTTCCGGGAGGTAGCGGATTAAAATTGATTGAAAATTTAAAACGTAAAAATATCGATACGGGGATAATCATAATTTCTGCACGTAATTCACTCGACGACAAGCTAACCGGACTCGATCTCGGTGCGGATGATTACATCACAAAACCTTTTCATCTTTCAGAGTTAAATGCCCGGGTGAAAGCTTTGTTGCGGCGAAGAAAATTTGCAGGAGCCAGAACGGTAACGTTCGAGGAAATAGAACTGATTCCGGAACAGGGCACGGTAAAAGTTAACGAAACCGAACTTGTTTTAACCAAAAAGGAGTTTGAGTTGTTGCTGTTTTTTATCTCGAATAAAAACCGGCTTCTAACGCGCGAATCCATAGCTGAACATCTTTGGGGAGATGATATCGACCTGGCTGACAATTTTGATTTTATATACACGCACATCAACAATCTTCGCAAAAAAATAATGAAGAACGGCGGTAACGATTATATAAAAACGGTGTATGGAACGGGTTATAAATTTACTTCTGTATGA
- a CDS encoding CatB-related O-acetyltransferase: MKTTLLNPNKKYPMVMPDGTEIKTVVHLNQVIDHPRIEIGDFSYFGHFEVLEDYASFLAPYLFPPSPEKLVIGKFCQIAHGVRIITSSANHNMNGFSTFPFNNFMMTPETTPEEIQAMFKFPGKKGDTIIGNDVWIGMEAIVMPGVTIGDGAIIGARSVVVNDVEPYTIVGGNPAKAIKKRFPEKDIKALLELKWWNWEVQKIEQNLDAILNSDLQELLQLK, encoded by the coding sequence ATGAAAACAACATTACTTAATCCAAATAAAAAGTACCCGATGGTAATGCCTGACGGCACAGAAATAAAGACGGTGGTCCACCTGAACCAGGTAATTGATCATCCCCGAATTGAGATTGGTGATTTTAGTTATTTCGGTCATTTTGAGGTGCTGGAAGATTATGCTTCCTTTCTGGCTCCCTATTTATTTCCTCCCAGTCCGGAGAAGTTAGTGATTGGGAAATTCTGCCAGATTGCGCATGGAGTGCGGATAATTACCAGCTCCGCAAATCATAACATGAATGGATTTTCAACATTTCCGTTTAATAATTTTATGATGACACCGGAAACCACGCCGGAAGAAATTCAAGCAATGTTTAAGTTTCCCGGGAAAAAAGGAGATACCATTATTGGGAACGATGTGTGGATTGGGATGGAGGCCATTGTAATGCCAGGTGTAACCATTGGCGACGGTGCAATTATCGGGGCACGTTCGGTAGTTGTGAATGATGTAGAGCCTTATACAATAGTTGGCGGAAATCCTGCAAAAGCGATTAAAAAACGATTCCCGGAGAAGGATATTAAAGCTCTTCTGGAATTAAAATGGTGGAATTGGGAAGTGCAAAAAATAGAACAAAACCTTGATGCAATTCTAAATTCAGACCTCCAGGAATTACTACAACTTAAATGA
- the galU gene encoding UTP--glucose-1-phosphate uridylyltransferase GalU, producing the protein MVKKAVIPAAGYGTRFLPATKSQPKEMIPIIDTPVIQYVVEEAVESGITDILMIIGKGKRAIEEHFDRSPILEESLLRKQNLKMLDKIRSISNMANIHFVWQKEMNGLGDAILHAKCHVGNEPFVILLGDTLVQSEDGPVTKQLIDVYNKNKGSVIALEEVEPKNVSKYGVIDGTPISDCVVQAKGWIEKPSIEEAPSNLAVASRYLFTPEIFDYLENTLPGKNNEIQLTDAMKEMVKSHPMYGMKFNGKRYDIGNKMGFLKTNIEFGLKDPEIGEDMKMWIKEFAKQL; encoded by the coding sequence ATGGTAAAAAAAGCAGTAATTCCTGCTGCCGGTTATGGTACGCGTTTCTTGCCCGCCACTAAATCGCAGCCCAAGGAAATGATTCCAATTATAGATACCCCCGTAATACAATATGTAGTTGAAGAAGCTGTTGAAAGTGGAATCACAGATATTTTAATGATTATTGGTAAAGGGAAACGAGCCATCGAAGAACATTTCGACAGAAGTCCAATCCTGGAAGAATCGCTTCTGAGAAAACAAAACCTGAAAATGCTCGATAAAATCCGATCTATTTCGAACATGGCCAACATACATTTTGTGTGGCAAAAAGAGATGAATGGACTGGGAGATGCTATTCTACACGCCAAATGCCATGTGGGTAACGAACCGTTTGTTATTCTGCTGGGTGATACACTGGTACAAAGCGAGGATGGTCCGGTTACCAAACAATTAATTGATGTGTACAATAAAAATAAAGGTTCGGTAATTGCTTTGGAAGAAGTTGAACCAAAGAATGTTAGCAAGTACGGAGTGATTGACGGCACCCCCATTTCCGATTGTGTGGTGCAGGCAAAAGGCTGGATTGAAAAACCATCGATTGAAGAGGCCCCTTCGAATCTTGCAGTTGCCAGTAGGTATTTATTTACACCTGAAATTTTTGATTACCTGGAAAATACACTTCCGGGCAAAAACAACGAAATACAACTTACCGATGCGATGAAAGAAATGGTAAAATCGCATCCAATGTATGGGATGAAATTTAATGGAAAACGTTACGACATTGGAAATAAAATGGGTTTTCTGAAAACAAATATCGAATTTGGATTAAAAGACCCTGAGATAGGTGAAGATATGAAAATGTGGATAAAAGAATTTGCAAAGCAACTTTAA
- a CDS encoding serine hydrolase — MKKILKIILLTPLVIILAALVILSVKYSPTYVYRLITQNVADVYDYQKYENRVIKGSEDTFQFARKLDETYVESLFQDRVESSGFKSFDEWARKSQTTALIFIRKDTILYEKYFNGFSRDSYFHSQSMAKSFISFLIGAAIDDGFISDVNDPMTLYIPELKERNPDFEKISIKNLLEMRSGLKYFTGYFPGTYIHLPWHDEAIGYYHPNVRKLLLKKVDIAREPGKTFEYNNYNTSYLGLIVERATNKTVSEYLEEKLWSQIMTQDALFSIDSKKSGFEYMPSRLIARAVDYARFGRLFLNEGNWNGKPIISKEWVVKSTREDQSIPREIYPDWLGGDNCNHTYYSYQWWGNANCDSTFEFFANGNLGQQIYVIPDKEIIIVHCGNSLEYYGESDLMRAADCIKYYDFHKSILDNGVEEAISQYREKKKQHPGYQPFDEHFIMQKGYTFLDAGRVEDAKLLFALNIETYPDSWAVYNNMGEAYQKSGEPDSARIYYNKSLQLKPENNWATGKLEMLD, encoded by the coding sequence ATGAAAAAAATTTTAAAAATAATACTGCTTACTCCGCTTGTTATCATTCTGGCAGCATTGGTGATATTGTCGGTCAAATATTCTCCAACCTACGTTTATCGTTTAATTACCCAGAATGTTGCTGATGTTTACGACTATCAGAAATATGAGAACCGCGTAATTAAAGGATCGGAAGACACTTTTCAATTTGCAAGGAAATTGGATGAAACGTATGTCGAATCCCTGTTTCAGGACCGGGTTGAAAGTTCGGGCTTTAAATCATTTGATGAGTGGGCCAGGAAATCGCAAACTACAGCATTAATTTTTATCCGTAAAGACACGATTCTTTATGAAAAGTATTTTAATGGATTTTCGCGCGATTCCTATTTCCATTCGCAATCAATGGCAAAATCATTTATTTCATTTTTGATTGGTGCCGCTATCGACGACGGTTTCATTTCGGACGTGAACGACCCCATGACCTTATATATACCTGAGCTAAAAGAACGCAATCCTGATTTTGAAAAGATAAGCATTAAGAATTTGCTGGAAATGCGTTCGGGCTTAAAGTATTTTACCGGTTATTTTCCGGGCACATACATACATTTGCCATGGCATGACGAAGCAATTGGCTACTATCATCCAAACGTGCGAAAACTACTGCTGAAAAAGGTTGATATTGCGCGGGAGCCCGGCAAAACTTTTGAGTATAACAATTACAATACCAGCTATTTGGGATTGATAGTTGAGCGGGCAACAAATAAAACCGTATCGGAATATCTGGAGGAGAAATTGTGGTCGCAAATTATGACACAGGATGCACTGTTTTCCATCGATAGTAAAAAGTCGGGATTTGAATACATGCCCAGCCGACTGATAGCACGAGCTGTTGATTATGCCCGGTTTGGTCGTCTTTTCTTAAACGAAGGAAACTGGAACGGCAAGCCAATCATTTCGAAAGAATGGGTAGTAAAATCTACCCGCGAGGACCAATCTATTCCGCGCGAAATTTACCCCGACTGGCTTGGTGGCGACAACTGCAATCACACCTACTATTCGTATCAGTGGTGGGGAAATGCGAACTGCGACTCAACATTTGAGTTTTTTGCCAACGGAAACCTGGGGCAGCAAATTTATGTGATCCCCGACAAAGAAATAATTATCGTTCATTGCGGCAACTCGCTTGAATATTACGGCGAAAGTGATTTAATGCGTGCTGCAGATTGTATAAAGTATTACGATTTCCATAAATCTATCCTCGACAATGGTGTTGAAGAAGCCATCAGCCAGTATCGTGAAAAGAAAAAACAACACCCCGGTTATCAGCCTTTTGACGAGCACTTTATAATGCAAAAAGGCTATACTTTTCTTGATGCCGGAAGGGTAGAGGATGCCAAACTTCTATTCGCACTGAATATTGAAACTTATCCCGATTCCTGGGCGGTATACAACAACATGGGCGAGGCTTATCAAAAAAGTGGCGAACCTGATTCTGCCCGGATTTACTATAACAAATCGCTTCAACTAAAACCTGAAAATAATTGGGCAACCGGGAAACTTGAGATGCTTGATTGA